In Callospermophilus lateralis isolate mCalLat2 chromosome 4, mCalLat2.hap1, whole genome shotgun sequence, one genomic interval encodes:
- the LOC143398466 gene encoding olfactory receptor 6C76-like gives MKNHTSATEFILLGLTDDPTLNIFIFLFLFFTYILSITGNLTIITLTLVDLHLKTPMYFFLRNFSFLEISFTTVSIPRYLVSITTGDKTISYNSCVAQVFFFILLGSTEFFLLTTMSYDRYVAICKPLHYTTIMNSRVCTLLVLGSWLAGFVTIFPPVIMGLQLDFCDSNIIDHFTCDSSPMLLISCTDTSLLELLAFILAILTLISTLTLVILSYVFIIKTILRIPSTEQRRKAFSTCSSHMIVVSISYGSCIFMYVKTSAKEGEALTKGIAVLNTSVAPMLNPFIYSLRNQQVKQSFKNFVKKCFSSKF, from the coding sequence atgaaaaatcatacatctgcaACTGAGTTCATTCTTCTGGGATTAACAGATGACCCAAcgctaaatattttcatttttctatttctgtttttcaCCTACATACTGAGCATTACTGGAAACTTAACAATTATCACCCTCACTCTGGTAGACTTGCACCTAAAGACACCCATGTATTTCTTCCTCAGGAATTTCTCTTTCCTAGAAATCTCATTCACCACAGTTTCTATTCCTAGATACCTGGTCAGCATAACAACAGGCGATAAGACCATTTCCTATAATTCTTGCGTGGCCCAGGTGTTTTTCTTCATATTGCTTGGCTCAACAGAATTTTTCCTTTTGACTACTATGTCCTATGACCGTTATGTGGCTATCTGCAAGCCACTGCACTACACAACAATAATGAATAGCAGGGTCTGCACCCTACTTGTCCTTGGTTCTTGGCTGGCCGGCTTTGTCACCATCTTTCCACCTGTGATCATGGGACTACAACTGGATTTCTGTGACTCCAACATCATTGACCACTTCACCTGTGATTCCTCTCCTATGCTCCTGATCTCCTGCACAGACACATCCCTCCTAGAGCTCTTGGCATTTATCCTGGCAATATTAACTCTGATTTCAACTTTAACATTAGTGATTCTTTCCTATGTGTTCATCATTAAGACAATTCTGAGGATCCCCTCCACTGAGCAAAGGAGAAAGGCCTTTTCCACTTGCTCCTCACACATGATTGTTGTCTCCATTTCTTATGGAAGCTGCATTTTCATGTATGTCAAAACTTCAGCCAAAGAAGGAGAAGCATTGACCAAGGGCATAGCTGTGCTCAATACCTCTGTTGCCCCAATGTTAAATCCTTTTATTTACTCCCTAAGGAACCAGCAGGTCAAACAATCCTTTAAGAACTTTGTCAAGAAATGTTTCTCAAGTAAATTTTAA
- the LOC143398465 gene encoding olfactory receptor 6C65-like: protein MKNHTSANEFILLGLTDDPKLNVFIFLFLLFTYILSITGNLTIITLTLIDLHLKTPMYFFLRNFSFLEISFTTVSIPRYLVSIITGDKTISYSSCAAQVFFLILLGATEFFLLTVMSYDRYVAICKPLHYTTIMNSRVCTLLVLGSWLTGFLTIFPPVIMGLQLDFCDSHIIDHFTCDSSPLLLISCTDTSLLELLAFLLAILTLIITLTLVILSYVFIIKTILRIPSAEQRKKAFSTCSSHMIVVSISYGSCIFMYVKTSAKEGEALTKGIAVLNTSVAPMLNPFIYTLRNQQVKQSFKNFVKKCLSSKF from the coding sequence atgaaaaatcatacatctgcaAATGAGTTCATTCTTCTGGGATTAACAGATGACCCAAagctaaatgttttcatttttctgtttctaCTTTTCACCTACATACTGAGCATTACTGGAAACTTAACAATTATCACCCTCACTCTGATAGACTTGCACCTAAAAACACCCATGTATTTCTTCCTCAGGAATTTCTCTTTCCTAGAAATCTCATTTACCACAGTTTCTATTCCTAGATACCTGGTCAGCATCATAACAGGGGATAAAACCATTTCCTATAGTTCTTGTGCGGCTCAGGTGTTTTTCCTCATACTTCTTGGTGCAACAGAATTTTTCCTTTTGACTGTGATGTCCTATGACCGTTATGTGGCTATCTGCAAGCCACTGCACTACACAACAATAATGAACAGCAGGGTCTGCACCCTGCTTGTCCTTGGTTCCTGGCTGACCGGCTTTCTCACCATCTTTCCACCTGTGATCATGGGACTACAACTGGATTTCTGTGACTCTCACATCATTGACCACTTCACCTGTGACTCCTCTCCTTTGCTCCTGATCTCCTGCACAGACACATCCTTACTAGAGCTCTTGGCATTTCTCTTGGCAATATTAACTCTCATTATAACCTTAACATTAGTGATTCTGTCCTATGTGTTCATCATTAAGACAATTCTGAGGATCCCCTCTGCTGAGCAAAGGAAAAAGGCCTTTTCCACTTGCTCCTCACACATGATTGTTGTCTCCATTTCTTATGGAAGCTGCATTTTCATGTATGTCAAAACTTCAGCCAAAGAAGGAGAAGCGTTGACCAAGGGCATAGCTGTGCTCAATACCTCTGTTGCCCCAATGTTAAATCCTTTTATTTACACCCTAAGGAACCAGCAGGTCAAACAATCTTTTAAGAACTTTGTCAAGAAATGTTTGTCAAGTAAATTTTAA